In a genomic window of Scomber japonicus isolate fScoJap1 chromosome 17, fScoJap1.pri, whole genome shotgun sequence:
- the LOC128377499 gene encoding uncharacterized protein LOC128377499: protein MVEFKWIKMSLFLIVLLQFRAAVTGQDSYIIVRDGGSVTLPCKNVIKGHDRCDSTTWLYSEIERSPLVELINLGNITNDAKAKSDRLSVRADCSLVIKNVTVKDAGQYTCRQFDRSGRQQGPDSEVDLSVISIHEHNDADKVTLSCSVLKYGRCQHTVDWLYEGITDKLDKTTASCFAKVTFKTGSVDEKLFKCKLTERNGETRLCNFIPRTSCKKQGKSADTENTTRVDNNNTSANKDDDDDDDQGKRLEWWWFLLVAVGLLILLIIVVVVVRRRRKPKGKKTKMDDGTVDAGDVSYASVSYIKKNDSKPRVQTHDDDDDDDEGAAVTYSTVKISSSSAGASTDPNTIYATVNKPSQ, encoded by the exons ATGGTTGAATTCAAAtggattaaaatgtctttatttctgaTTGTGCTGCTTCAGTTTAGAG cagcagtaacagGACAAGATTCCTACATCATTGTCAGAGATGGAGGTAGCGTCACTTTGCCttgtaaaaatgtgataaaaggTCACGATAGATGTGACAGCACTACCTGGTTGTACAGTGAAATAGAAAGGTCACCACTAGTAGAGCTGATTAACCTTGGAAATATTACTAACGATGCCAAagctaaatcagacagactgagtgttagagcggactgttctctggttataaagaacGTCACAGTTAAGGATGCTGGTCAGTACACCTGCAGACAGTTCGACAGATCAGGACGACAACAAGGTCCAGACTCTGAGGTTGATCTGTCTGTTAttagca TTCATGAACACAATGATGCTGATAAGGTGACATTATCCTGCTCTGTGTTGAAATATGGACGATGTCAACACACAGTGGACTGGCTGTATGAGGGTATTACAGATAAACTGGATAAAACAACAGCTTCCTGCTTTGCCAAAGTGACCTTTAAGACTGGCAGTGTTGATGAGAAGTTATTTAAGTGTAAACTGACTGAACGTAACGGTGAGACACGGCTGTGTAACTTCATCCCTCGGACCTCATGTAAGAAACAGg GCAAATCAGCGGACACAGAAAACACGACAAGAGTGGACAACAACAACACGTCTGCAAacaaggatgatgatgatgatgatgatcaagGAAAACGACTCG AGTGGTGGTGGTTCCTTCTAGTGGCGGTGGGTTTACTCATCCTCTTAATAATTGTCGTGGTAGTCGTAAGACGGAGGAGGAAACCTAAAG ggaagaaaacaaagatgGATGACGGCACT GTCGATGCTGGAGATGTTTCCTACGCCTCCGTCAGCTACATCAAGAAGAATGACAGCAAACCTCGG GTTCAGACtcacgatgatgatgatgatgatgatgaaggtgctGCAGTGACCTACAGCACTGTGAAaatttcctcctcttctgccgGAGCCTCCACTGATCCCAACACCATCTACGCTACTGTCAACAAACCCAGCCAATAA